From Deinococcus taeanensis, one genomic window encodes:
- a CDS encoding condensation domain-containing protein, with product MPLPLTQAQLGLWHEEQASPGGTLHHIAEVLTIRGPLNTALFEEALRRALADVTALHVRFSEQGGRAWQTPTGEAPRPLRHVDLRGRTDPPSEARVQTLTLLDRPLGLRTGDLYRHTLYRLDEQAWQWALITHHIALDGYGMTQVLNGVAAHYRALSGLHAVPAPFGPLGPVIEEDEAYQRSPERAAHGTQLRALYADLPFEEAPLLTLGLRRGHRVQATLPPPLVRALRTESVQGAAWPDVLFAASAACWHAHTGERTVLLAAPVMLRLGSAAARVPCMRMNLLPLRVDVRPADTLRTLTRRAHEARQATQRAAAYRFEHLWADLRGRRLFGPEVNVIPYAAPLDFGPDVQVTRDTPASGPVEDLAFTFAAWGESLSVTLDGHPDLYTAAQLRMILHRFTALLAAGLPGTATVPA from the coding sequence ATGCCGCTGCCGCTCACGCAGGCGCAGCTGGGCCTGTGGCACGAGGAGCAGGCCAGTCCCGGCGGCACGCTGCACCACATTGCGGAGGTGCTGACCATCCGCGGGCCGCTGAACACGGCGCTCTTTGAAGAGGCGCTGCGGCGCGCCCTGGCAGACGTCACGGCGCTGCACGTCCGCTTCAGCGAGCAGGGAGGCCGCGCGTGGCAGACGCCCACCGGGGAGGCGCCCCGGCCGCTCCGGCACGTGGACCTGCGGGGCCGCACCGATCCGCCCAGCGAGGCCCGCGTGCAGACGCTCACGCTGCTGGACCGCCCGCTGGGCCTGAGGACGGGCGACCTGTACCGCCACACGCTGTACCGGCTGGACGAACAGGCGTGGCAGTGGGCACTCATCACGCATCACATTGCCCTGGACGGGTACGGCATGACGCAGGTGCTGAACGGCGTGGCCGCCCACTACCGCGCCCTGTCGGGCCTGCACGCGGTGCCCGCGCCGTTCGGGCCGTTGGGTCCCGTGATTGAGGAGGATGAGGCGTATCAGCGGTCCCCCGAGCGGGCCGCGCACGGCACGCAGCTGCGCGCCCTGTACGCGGACCTGCCGTTCGAGGAGGCGCCCCTGCTCACGCTGGGCCTGCGCCGCGGGCACCGCGTGCAGGCCACACTGCCGCCCCCTCTCGTGCGGGCCCTGCGCACGGAGTCGGTTCAGGGCGCCGCGTGGCCGGACGTGCTGTTTGCCGCGAGCGCCGCGTGCTGGCACGCGCACACCGGGGAGCGGACGGTGCTGCTGGCCGCGCCCGTCATGCTTCGCCTGGGCAGCGCCGCAGCGAGGGTGCCCTGCATGCGCATGAACCTGCTGCCCCTGCGGGTGGACGTGCGCCCGGCCGACACCCTGCGCACCCTGACGCGACGGGCCCACGAGGCACGCCAGGCCACGCAGCGCGCCGCCGCGTACCGCTTCGAGCATCTCTGGGCCGACCTGCGCGGCCGCCGCCTGTTCGGGCCGGAGGTCAACGTGATTCCGTACGCCGCTCCGCTGGATTTCGGTCCTGACGTGCAGGTGACGCGGGACACGCCGGCGTCCGGGCCCGTGGAGGACCTCGCGTTCACGTTCGCGGCCTGGGGCGAGTCCCTGAGCGTCACGCTGGACGGCCACCCGGACCTGTACACAGCTGCCCAGCTCAGGATGATTCTGCACCGGTTCACCGCGCTGCTGGCCGCCGGACTGCCGGGCACGGCGACGGTGCCGGCATGA
- a CDS encoding isochorismatase family protein, with protein sequence MIPRLNPYPMPTPESFPASRAPWTPDPARAALLVHDLQVYFLQFYDETCPPIPALLSHVARLTAWARTQGIPVVYTAQPGAQSPDDRALLSDFWGPGLPDDPALVAVHPAVAPQPGDTLLTKWRYSAFQRTALREHLKGWGRDQLLICGVYANIGCLLSAADAFMQDVQPFLIGDALADFSEAEHRQALAYGAARCAAITHTGELLALRGSWTPQRVQASVAAALGVTPDALRPDDDLLLLGLDSMRLMLLTEDWQRAGHRVTYADVAARPTLGALTALLCGAAVR encoded by the coding sequence GTGATTCCCCGCCTGAACCCCTATCCCATGCCCACCCCCGAATCCTTTCCCGCCTCGCGCGCGCCGTGGACGCCCGATCCCGCCCGGGCAGCGCTGCTCGTGCACGACCTGCAGGTCTACTTCCTGCAGTTCTATGACGAGACCTGCCCGCCCATCCCGGCGCTGCTGAGCCACGTGGCGCGGCTCACGGCGTGGGCGCGCACCCAGGGCATTCCGGTGGTGTATACCGCGCAGCCCGGCGCGCAGTCGCCGGACGACCGCGCGCTGCTCAGCGACTTCTGGGGCCCGGGCCTGCCGGACGATCCAGCGCTGGTGGCGGTGCACCCGGCGGTGGCGCCGCAGCCGGGCGACACGCTGCTGACCAAGTGGCGCTACAGCGCCTTTCAGCGCACGGCGCTGCGTGAGCACCTGAAGGGGTGGGGCCGGGATCAGCTGCTGATCTGCGGCGTGTACGCGAACATCGGGTGCCTGCTGAGCGCCGCGGACGCGTTCATGCAGGACGTGCAGCCGTTCCTGATCGGTGACGCGCTGGCGGACTTCAGTGAGGCCGAACACCGGCAGGCGCTCGCGTACGGCGCGGCGCGCTGCGCGGCCATCACGCACACGGGCGAGCTCCTGGCGCTGCGCGGGTCATGGACGCCGCAGCGGGTTCAGGCGTCGGTGGCCGCCGCCCTCGGGGTGACACCAGACGCGCTGCGCCCGGACGACGACCTGCTGCTGCTGGGCCTGGACTCCATGCGGCTGATGCTCCTGACCGAGGACTGGCAGCGTGCCGGGCACCGCGTCACGTACGCGGACGTCGCCGCCCGCCCCACCCTGGGTGCCCTGACGGCGCTGCTGTGCGGCGCGGCGGTCCGGTGA
- a CDS encoding (2,3-dihydroxybenzoyl)adenylate synthase codes for MTPDRTAGADFTPWPEALARTYRAAGYWRGETFSVWLRRLSERYGDRPALHGAERGAARTVTYRDLHDRTSGYAAAFAARGLRRGDRVVMQLPNTPAFYEVLMGLLRLGVQPVLALAAHREQELRSFVAQTAARALITADTHAGFDHRTLARAVQAAYPALQVLVLGDAQDFTPLAPLDPAAWPDQPEPAGAAGTVALFQLSGGSTGTPKLIPRTHDDYLYSIRASAELCRLDPGTVFLAALPAAHNFTLTSPGALGTLHAGGQVVLAASPAPDEAFALMNARGVTHVALVPSALLVWLRAAPGWTFPALQVVQVGGAPLSESAARQVPQVFGAALQQVFGMAEGLVNYVRAGSPDDVTFRTQGRPISPHDEVLVVDDEDRPVPDGRPGHLLTRGPYTIRGYFRAPDHNARAFTPDGYYRTGDIVTRRPDGHLTVTGRHKDQINRGGEKIAAEEIEHALQGHPLVFQAALVGVPDPWLGERSCAFVQLREPTGPELPLELRRFLRAQGLADYKLPDRVEALPELPRTPFGKIDKPALRARLNARERSLP; via the coding sequence GTGACCCCGGACCGCACTGCCGGTGCAGACTTCACGCCCTGGCCGGAAGCGCTGGCGCGCACCTACCGCGCCGCCGGGTACTGGCGGGGCGAAACGTTCAGCGTGTGGCTGCGGCGCCTGAGCGAACGGTACGGTGACCGTCCCGCGCTGCACGGCGCCGAGCGCGGCGCGGCGCGGACCGTCACGTACCGCGACCTGCACGACCGCACGTCCGGGTACGCCGCCGCATTCGCCGCGCGTGGCCTGCGCCGCGGGGACCGCGTGGTGATGCAGCTCCCGAACACCCCCGCGTTCTACGAGGTGCTGATGGGCCTCCTGCGCCTGGGAGTGCAGCCGGTTCTGGCGCTCGCTGCGCACCGCGAGCAGGAACTCCGGTCGTTTGTCGCGCAGACCGCGGCGCGCGCCCTGATCACCGCGGACACACACGCGGGGTTCGATCACCGGACCCTGGCGCGGGCCGTGCAGGCCGCGTACCCGGCGCTGCAGGTCCTCGTGCTGGGCGACGCACAGGACTTCACGCCCCTGGCGCCGCTGGACCCGGCGGCCTGGCCGGACCAGCCCGAACCGGCCGGCGCGGCCGGCACCGTGGCGCTGTTCCAGCTGTCGGGCGGAAGCACCGGCACGCCGAAACTCATTCCCCGCACGCACGACGACTACCTGTACTCGATTCGCGCCAGCGCGGAGCTGTGCAGGCTGGACCCCGGCACGGTGTTCCTGGCGGCGCTGCCCGCCGCGCACAACTTCACCCTGACGTCGCCGGGCGCCCTGGGAACCCTGCACGCAGGCGGGCAGGTGGTCCTGGCCGCCAGTCCCGCACCGGACGAGGCGTTTGCGCTGATGAACGCAAGAGGCGTGACGCATGTGGCGCTCGTGCCGTCGGCGCTGCTGGTGTGGCTGCGCGCCGCGCCCGGCTGGACCTTCCCCGCGCTGCAGGTCGTGCAGGTGGGCGGCGCGCCCCTCAGTGAGAGCGCCGCCCGTCAGGTTCCGCAGGTGTTCGGCGCGGCGCTGCAACAGGTGTTCGGCATGGCCGAGGGCCTCGTGAACTACGTCCGGGCGGGCAGCCCGGACGACGTGACCTTCAGGACGCAGGGCCGCCCGATCAGCCCGCACGACGAGGTGCTGGTCGTGGATGACGAAGACCGGCCCGTGCCGGACGGCAGGCCTGGACACCTCCTGACGCGCGGGCCGTACACCATCCGCGGGTATTTCCGCGCGCCCGACCACAACGCCCGCGCCTTCACCCCGGACGGGTACTACCGCACGGGGGACATCGTGACCCGCCGCCCGGACGGTCACCTGACCGTCACCGGCCGCCACAAGGACCAGATCAACCGCGGCGGGGAGAAGATCGCCGCTGAGGAGATCGAGCACGCCCTGCAGGGCCACCCGCTGGTGTTCCAGGCGGCGCTGGTGGGCGTGCCGGACCCCTGGCTGGGCGAACGCAGCTGCGCGTTCGTGCAGCTGCGTGAACCCACCGGACCGGAGCTGCCGCTGGAGCTGCGCCGCTTCCTGCGCGCGCAGGGCCTCGCGGACTACAAGCTGCCTGACCGGGTGGAGGCGCTGCCCGAGCTGCCCCGCACCCCTTTCGGCAAGATCGACAAACCCGCCCTGCGCGCCCGCCTGAACGCCCGTGAAAGGAGCCTGCCGTGA
- a CDS encoding isochorismate synthase, which translates to MTLTLPVAPLTPSTPAVPAWHSPSLTLHLTHPHAPPLTSPADLLTWQHGAAPHEHLVGAVGFGPDSPLCFHPAAPVHPAADLPLPPAIPRHVLAARTSPAPRTFEANVAQATAAIRSGALHKVVLARTLHLTLDPAPDVRHVSAHLHALAPDAFVFALPLERGGATWLVGASPELLLRKRGRHLTLRPLAGTRPRHPDPALDLRRGHDLLRSAKDRHEHALMVDDLRRTLTPLCRDLTVPETPQLVQTAGLWHLATSIQAELRDPRLHVLDVVQAVHPTPAVCGVPQAAAHALIRELEPARGLFAGAVGWCDGAGNGEWAVTIRCAQLRGPQAHLFAGAGVVADSSPAAERAETAAKFGVMLRALGVNPAALDGTL; encoded by the coding sequence ATGACCCTGACCCTGCCTGTTGCGCCCCTCACGCCGTCCACCCCGGCCGTCCCCGCGTGGCACTCACCCAGCCTGACCCTGCACCTCACGCACCCGCACGCACCCCCCCTGACCAGCCCGGCCGACCTGCTCACCTGGCAGCACGGCGCGGCGCCACACGAGCACCTGGTCGGCGCCGTGGGCTTCGGGCCGGACAGTCCCCTGTGCTTTCATCCCGCCGCGCCGGTTCACCCGGCCGCGGACCTGCCCCTCCCCCCGGCGATCCCCCGGCACGTGCTGGCCGCCCGGACGAGCCCCGCTCCCCGCACGTTCGAGGCGAATGTCGCGCAGGCGACCGCCGCCATCCGCTCGGGCGCCCTGCACAAGGTCGTGCTGGCCCGCACGCTGCACCTCACCCTGGACCCCGCACCGGACGTCCGTCACGTGAGCGCGCACCTGCACGCCCTGGCCCCGGACGCGTTCGTGTTTGCCCTGCCGCTGGAACGCGGCGGGGCCACCTGGCTGGTGGGGGCCAGCCCGGAACTGCTGCTGCGCAAACGCGGCCGGCACCTGACCCTGCGCCCACTGGCCGGCACCCGCCCCCGCCACCCGGACCCGGCCCTGGATCTGCGCCGCGGGCACGACCTGCTCCGGTCCGCCAAGGACCGGCACGAGCACGCCCTGATGGTGGACGACCTGCGCCGCACCCTGACGCCCCTGTGCCGCGACCTCACGGTGCCCGAAACGCCGCAGCTCGTGCAGACGGCCGGCCTGTGGCACCTCGCCACCTCCATCCAGGCGGAACTCCGTGACCCGCGCCTGCACGTCCTGGACGTCGTGCAGGCCGTGCACCCCACCCCCGCGGTCTGCGGCGTGCCCCAGGCCGCCGCCCACGCCCTGATCAGGGAACTGGAGCCGGCGCGCGGGCTGTTCGCCGGCGCGGTCGGCTGGTGCGACGGCGCCGGCAACGGCGAGTGGGCCGTGACCATCCGCTGCGCGCAGCTGCGCGGCCCGCAGGCGCACCTGTTCGCCGGCGCGGGCGTGGTGGCCGACTCGAGTCCCGCCGCCGAGCGCGCGGAAACGGCCGCGAAGTTCGGCGTGATGCTGCGCGCCCTGGGCGTGAACCCCGCCGCGCTGGACGGCACGCTGTGA
- a CDS encoding SIP domain-containing protein, translating to MTHAPPSPTDIIDHVNEDHAPELLLIARAFTAAPAPRAAQLLTLDAHGLQLEVTTDQDTRTFPLSFPDPARPAHENLRALVSDARAQLGARPGTRTVPWTLQAARHLSPHLRRLTFHTDPDTLSDWQPGYAARFALSGAPGTESRAYTVRRVDPQRGTADVDVFLHGATPGSAWGRRLTAGTRVDVTLGRHEPVPDFAAGPVLLLGDETALPTLSALLDHWADRAAPSVLIELGDPNDQRALDDVAVPPGTRLRWLTRTGAPGAVLAHAALSLPHPLAAVWGALDTPTARTLRRALRERHGLSPAQCRVSGYWQP from the coding sequence ATGACCCACGCCCCTCCCAGCCCGACCGACATCATCGACCACGTCAACGAGGACCACGCCCCGGAACTGCTGCTCATCGCACGCGCCTTCACGGCCGCCCCGGCGCCCCGGGCCGCGCAACTGCTCACCCTGGACGCCCACGGCCTCCAGCTGGAAGTAACGACCGACCAGGACACCCGGACCTTCCCCCTCAGCTTCCCGGACCCGGCCCGGCCCGCGCACGAGAACCTGCGGGCCCTCGTGTCCGACGCCAGGGCACAGCTCGGCGCGCGGCCCGGCACCCGCACCGTGCCCTGGACCCTCCAGGCGGCCCGGCACCTCAGTCCACACCTGCGCCGCCTCACCTTCCACACCGACCCCGACACGCTGAGCGACTGGCAGCCCGGCTACGCCGCCCGCTTCGCGCTGAGCGGCGCGCCCGGCACCGAGAGCCGCGCATACACGGTCCGGCGCGTCGACCCGCAGCGCGGCACCGCCGACGTGGACGTGTTCCTGCACGGCGCCACACCCGGCAGCGCCTGGGGGCGCCGCCTGACGGCCGGCACGCGCGTGGACGTCACCCTGGGCCGCCACGAGCCCGTTCCGGACTTCGCGGCCGGCCCGGTCCTGCTGCTCGGCGATGAAACGGCCCTGCCCACCCTGAGTGCCCTGCTCGACCACTGGGCTGACCGTGCGGCGCCCTCCGTGCTGATCGAGCTAGGTGACCCCAACGACCAGCGGGCCCTGGACGACGTAGCCGTGCCGCCCGGCACGCGCCTGCGCTGGCTGACCCGAACAGGCGCCCCCGGCGCCGTTCTGGCACACGCGGCTCTTTCTCTCCCTCACCCGCTTGCGGCCGTGTGGGGCGCCCTGGACACCCCGACCGCCCGCACGCTGCGCCGCGCCCTGCGTGAACGGCACGGCCTCAGCCCCGCACAGTGCCGCGTCAGCGGCTACTGGCAGCCCTGA
- a CDS encoding heme/hemin ABC transporter substrate-binding protein, protein MKHLTRLLVSAALLALPAHSAAHAATVRGADGVTVTVPPPRRVVALNATTVELIYRLGRQQTIVGTDVTGTYPPNRIPSVGHWAQLPAEGIIALNPDLVIGTADNFAAGRNSGVVAQLRAAGVKVLVLPASNEGGLDGVRTRLNILADVYGVPGAAQALSRSFDTTLAAVKANRPARAPKVIFLYAHGPNDASIYGTDGGAHDLITLAGGVNAAPFRDTRTLTAEALVTLNPDAIILLNRGLEAVGGVSGALKLPGVAQTTAGRARRIYAVDDSIRWTGPRLLEFALALARQWKTDFRR, encoded by the coding sequence ATGAAGCACCTCACCCGTCTGCTCGTCAGCGCCGCCCTGCTTGCCCTGCCCGCCCACAGCGCCGCACACGCTGCCACCGTCCGCGGCGCCGACGGCGTGACCGTCACCGTTCCCCCGCCCAGGCGCGTGGTGGCGCTGAACGCCACCACCGTGGAACTCATCTACCGCCTGGGGCGCCAGCAGACCATTGTCGGCACCGACGTCACCGGCACCTACCCGCCAAACCGCATTCCCAGCGTGGGCCACTGGGCGCAGCTGCCCGCCGAGGGCATCATCGCGCTGAACCCGGACCTCGTTATCGGCACGGCCGACAACTTCGCCGCCGGCAGGAACTCCGGCGTGGTCGCGCAGCTGCGCGCCGCCGGCGTGAAGGTCCTCGTGCTGCCTGCCAGCAACGAGGGTGGTCTGGACGGCGTGCGCACGCGCCTGAACATCCTCGCGGACGTGTACGGCGTTCCGGGCGCCGCGCAGGCCCTCAGCCGCTCGTTCGACACCACCCTCGCCGCTGTGAAGGCCAACCGCCCGGCCCGCGCGCCGAAAGTCATCTTTCTGTACGCCCACGGTCCGAACGATGCCAGCATCTACGGCACTGACGGCGGCGCGCACGACCTGATCACCCTGGCGGGCGGCGTGAACGCCGCGCCGTTCCGCGACACCCGCACCCTCACCGCCGAAGCGCTCGTGACCCTCAACCCCGACGCGATCATTCTCCTGAACCGCGGCCTGGAGGCCGTGGGCGGCGTCAGCGGCGCGTTGAAGCTGCCGGGCGTCGCGCAGACCACGGCCGGCCGCGCCCGCCGCATCTACGCCGTGGATGATTCCATCCGCTGGACCGGCCCGCGCCTCCTAGAGTTCGCCCTGGCCCTCGCCCGCCAGTGGAAGACTGACTTTCGCCGGTGA